AAGCGTGATACTTGGTCTAATCTATAAGTTGACAATACAGATGACGATTAtgtttttactaattttctaCCTACAGAGTTAGTGACGATTATCAGGATTCGGGGGTTGATTGAGTTCTCTAGTAGTCAATTCGAGTTTTGACGTCGGTGAAGagttttattttcctgtcacagcgttgatcgcagcgtattaggactgcgcccaatcggcTTCTCcagcgaaattacgtcgaaatagtgcatgaaagaacttattccagcacttaacaaaatcgatataattttcgccaaaaatacgaCGGAgtcagccttactttttcttcagtttGTGAGCCGGaaagattcgatttaaatgaccatTTCCTAACTAATTGCACGCCCAGGAActaagaaaacgcagcgaaaagagcgtgtgattagcagaagagaaatggcaagcaagatttttcattttatggctgtaacttttgatgcgttgatagtagcgtattgggactgcgcccaatcgatttctcttgcaaatgAACTTTGCAACCGAGTATGAGAAAACCTATTCCAGCACTtgtcgaaatcgcgaaaatttccgacAAAAATGCAAATGCCTTACTATTTCTCTAGTTTTgtacaagaaaattttcagtctcAGATTCTCTTGGAATGATTCTTTTCTCACCAagtggacccccaggaactcagaaaacgcagcgaaaagagcgtgtgatTAGCAGAAAGGAAATGGCAAGCAagattcttcatttttcgactgtaacttttgatgcgttgatagcagcgtattgggactgcgcccaatcgatttttcttgcaaatgTACTTTGCAATAGAGTATGAGAAAACCTATTTCAGCACTTgtcaaaatcgcgagaatttccgaaaaaaatgcaaatgcCTTACTATTTCTTTAGTTTTCgacaagaaaattttcagtctcAGATTTTCTTGGAATGATTCTTTTCTCACCAagtggacccccaggaactcagaaaacacagcgaaaagagcgtgggattaacaggaaAGAAATAGCGAGCAAAATTCTTACTTTTCCGGCTGTAagttttgatgcgttgatcgcaacGTATCGAGACTGCGCCCGATtaatttctcttgcaaaagaacgtcggaatagtgcctgaaagagtCTTTTCCAACACTtatcaaaatcgcgaaaattttcgcacaaAATGCAAAGGGGGAGGTTTGCCTTCTCCTACGTCGGCTGTCACCTTGTCGTGGTGTAGGGGCTTGACGGCCGCGATGAATCTTGGGGATCCGACGCCCCGGGGCTTCAAAACCTTGTGGCGGAAGTGACTCTAGACGAGCGTCCACTAAGAACAGTCGGCTCAGCCTCTTGGGGCTGGGTGTATGAATGGTGATTTGAATGGGCGATGCGTACATGGGATGCGGTTGGGGCTCCTCGGGCGATTTCTCAGAGACTAACCAAGGAAGGAGTAGTTGCCGACCGACCGGGGCTGCGGGTGAAGTCAGTACCTTTACCGGACCTCTGTGGCGTATTACGGGTAAACGTTAGTCCACGGAACCTCGGTTCCCTGGCGAAGGTCCCAGGAAACCACATGTTCAAAGTGGGAGAACCGCTCCCTGCAGCTGACTGGAGCCAATCTGGGAGTCAAACCTGGTGCCCCGGGCGCATGCGTGGAGGATTACCCGGTCAGTATTTCCTCATACCCGATGTCCAGTAGGGCAAATCCGGCAAGGTCTTACTCGGCCGGTGGCCTACCCTGTCTCGGATTAGCAGGGGAATCCCCGGCCGGGCGACTGGAAAGAGCTAGGGATGGGGGGTTCGCATGGATAGGGCAGACCACCCGATAAACCGACAGCGGCTTCCATGCGAGGGGATAGGATTTTTTCCGGCGGGGAAAGATGCCACACCGCGGTGTGGCTGCCATGATGGCCGAACCGTCGTAATCAAACAATCAATTCAATATGGACAATTTAACATCGAGTAGGCAGAGGGTGAAGCAAGGAGAGGTGCAAGAGCACCTGGATAGCAAGGGCTCGCGGGGGCACGCGAGGGGCAGGGGCGCGCGCGCGCGAGGACAGGCACTTGTGCGGGGCATTAGCTGGCCCCCTCTCGAAAACACGGTGCCGGGGGGTACGCCAGGGCATTTACTTGCACCCAACGTTTTGGCGGAGACTGCGGGGGGAATCAACGTACCGCCACAGGTGGTGCCCGAGGAGACACCCACGCGataccagcagcagcagggtAACAAACGAAAGGGGGACGAGCTAACGCCGCCCGAGAACGCTGCACTCTCGGACGGAGAGCTCTTCCTCCCGCGCAGACTCGAGGTAGAAGGGACAGAGATACCGCGGCATCAAACTGCGACTACCgagggggaggggaagggaACGGCCAGCCCCTCAGGTGAGGAGGAGGCAGCACGTACGCTTCTGGGAGCTCGCCCGAAGCGCAAAAAGAGGTGCACAGCTATTGTCAAGGGAACTTACCTGGAAGACGACTCCGAAGCAGGGGAGTCTGGGTCAGAGTGGAGCGCGCAGGGCTCGAACCTGCGGCCAACAAAGAACCCTTCAGTGGGAAAAAGAAAGGCCAGAGCCGCGGCTAGGTCCCCAAAGAAAATCCCGCAGGGGGCAGGCCCTGTGGAATACAGGCTCATGTCAGCATCGGACCTCGGGGCACAGCTAATGGAGTGGCTCGAGGACATAGACGCCATAAGGATGAGATGCAAATCCATGCAGGGCAGACTGAgtgaagaaatgaagaaaaaggtgGGCTTGGCGAAGGAGGCCCTGCTTACCCTTACCGTGAAAGCGGAGGCAGCAGGTGACCCCGCTCTCCTGCAGGCGCGCAACGCGGACCTAGAGGCTCAGTTGCGTGATACCCGTAGGGAAAGGGACGAGCTCCAACGGGAACTCGAGAAAAATCGAGAAGGCCGAGAGAGGCCTCAGACGGAAATAGCGAACCGGGCGACAAGCTCATACGCACAGGTTGCCAGCAGGGGCCCTGTGGCGAGAGCCGGCGAGCGACGGTCGGAAGCCGCCCAAACGACGACGGTGCTTGACCTGGGAGCGGCCACTAGGAGGAGCGAGGTGGAGGCCAATGAGGGGCCGACGATGGCGACATCAGTGGGTGCTTCGGAGTTCGAACTTCGCCTAACGGGATCCGAACTTCGACTCATCCCGGACAGTGACAGGGTCAGGGATGAGGAGATGGCCAGGCAGTCCGCGGCCCTGAAACAGGTGCGAGAGGAGGTGGGCAGGATATCCCTCCTGCTCCTCGATGCCTCGAGCAAGAGCGGAGCAGCTGACCAAGACCCTCTTGGTAAGGGTACAGCGCAACCTCGCGGCACGGAGGCCACCACGGAGAAAGTGCAGAGGTCCTCGGGTAACCGGGGCGCGACCGACACTCCGATGGAAGTCGATGACGGCGCCGATGCAGAGAACGATAGGGGGGGCTGGAGAACGAAGAtgaagagaaagggaaagcGCCTTGGGGAGGGAGTGCCGAGTGGGGCAGCAGTGGAAACCACGCAGACTGCCCCAACAGGGGCCCTGCGGCGTACCGCGGAGGACAGACCCACGGTGGCTCGTCGCAGAGCACCGAGGACAGCAGCCGTTGCTATCAAAAGCAGAGGGGAGAACACCCCGTATGCGGAAGTACTCAAGTTCGCACGCGAGAAAATACAACTTGCGGAGCTGGGTATAGAGGAGACGAGGGTGCGGCGGGCAGCTAACGGGGGGGTTCTCATTGAGATTCCTGGCCCCGAGAATGCGAGGAAGGCGGACGCTCTAGCGGCGCAGCTTACCAAAGTAATCCTCGATAAATACGGCAACGTAGTCTCAGTGACAAGGCCGGTTATCAAGGGCGAACTGAGAGTCCTGGGCTTGGATGACTCAGTGTCCGCCGAGGAACTGGCTCGCACCCTAGCCGAGCAGGGTGGCTGTAAAGTGGAGGAGGTCCGTGTAGGTGTTCCGAGAAGGACACCGAATGGACTATACAGCGCGTGGGCACAGTGCCCCCTGAGGGCAGCTGTGGCTGTCGCGACGAAGGGCAAGGTGAGGATCGGCTGGACCACGGCCAGGGTAGAGCTGCTGGAGGCGCGCCCCAGGCAATGCTACAAGTGCTGGGGCTTTGGCCATATAGGGAGTACGTGCAAGGCGTCGACAGAGCGCCGGGCCGCGTGCTACAGGTGCAGCGCTGAGGGCCACCAGGCGCGAGATTGCACGGCCAACCCCAAATGCGCGGTCTGCGAGGGGAGAGGGATAGACAGCGCCCACAGGATGGGTTCGGGACGTTGTACATCCGTCGGCGAACGGGGTCGGAGGCCCGCGACTAATGCAAGCGAGAATGGTCAGGTACATACAGTGTAACCTAAACCATAGCAGGGGGGCTCAGGACCTACTGAAGCAAGTAGTGCTCGAAAGGGAAATCGACGTGTGCCTCGTATCCGAGCCGTACGCTACCCCGAGCGTGGCCACCTGGCTTAGCAGTGACGATGGCCGGGCGGCCATATACTGGAGGGCAGAGGGTAACGTCCGCGGGGGCTCGCTCGTCAAAAGGGGAAGAGGGTACGTGGCCGCTAAATTCGGGGATATAATTGCCATATCGGTGTATATATCCCCGAACATTCTGATAGCGGAGTTCACTGAGCATCTGGACGACCTGGCTCGGGTGATCCAGCTGGCGGAGAACAGTGGGAGGGGGGTACTGGTGGGGGGGGATTTCAATGCCCGCTCGCCGACCTGGGACCCGTCTGGGTCCAACCGAAGGGGAGAGCTGCTCGAGGAGTGGGCGGCATCATGCGGTGTACGTCTCGACAACACTGGGAGGACGGCGACATGCATCAGGGCACAGGGGTCATCCGTCGTCGACCTGACGTGGTCGTCAGTTAATCTTGTACCCGTGATCAAGGGGTGGCGGGTGTTGGAGGAGACAGAAACACTATCCGACCACCGGTACATCTCGTACGAGGTCGGTACCCCTAGATGCGCAGAGCACAGGGGTAGAAAGGGCCACATGCGCTGGAACTGGTCGAAGTTCAGTCCGGAACATCTGACAGATGCTCTGTCCCTCACCCTTTCCTGGGGACCAACTGGAGGGGACTATACGACGCCAGAGGGCCTTGCGGGATGGATCGAGCGTGCCATGACGCAGGCCTGCGACGCAGCCGCGCCGAGAGCTCGCACGGGGAATCGCTCCAGGAAAGCGACATACTGGCGGAGCGAGGAGCTGGCCGATATACGCAGGTCTTGCATAGCGGCGAGGAGGCGCCTCGCTAGGGGAAGACGTACGGCTGATGACCGTCAGGAAAAAGAGGCCGAGTATCGGGCCGCCAAGAGGGTGCTCCGAGACGGCATAAAAGCGGCCAAGGCCAAGGCGTGGAGAGACCTCATCAGCTCCGTGGAAGCGGATCCATGGGGTCTCTCTTACAAATTGGTGCTGGGCAAACTGTAAAGCTCCCAAAGAGGGTTGACGGAGACGCTGGAGGAGAATACCCTCAGGAGCCTCCTTGATGCCCTCTTCCCGAGGGGTGATGGATGCGCTCCGAGGGCCCAGAGCGGCTGTCGATGGGACGAACGGTGGGCGGTCACGGCGGACGAGGTTCGAGCTGCGCTTAAAAAGGCATGCTCGCGCAATATCGCCCCGGGACCGGATGGCGTTAAGGGAAGTGCGTGGGCGAGAGTTCCGGAGGGAATGATCGCACTACTGTCGAGGAATTTCAGCCTCTGCCTGTGAGGAGTCGTTCCGCTGCCATGGAAGAAGGCTCGACTGGTGCTCATCCCTAAGGGGGGAGCACCCACCGGACCTATCCCCAAAGTAAGGCCGATATGCCTCCTGAACGAGGTGGGTAAAATGTTCGAGAGGATCCTGGTGGCTCGGCTGGGCAAATGGATGGAGGGGAATCCTCGGGCGCGCTTGTCCGAGGACCAGTACGGGTTTCGGGAAGGGCGATCCACGAACGATGCTCTGCTAAGGGTGCGACGATTCGTGGAAAACGCCACGGAGAAGGGGGGCTACGCGGTGGCTGTGTCTCTCGACATCGCCAACGCATTCAATAGTTTGCCATGGCCGTCCATAAGGGACGCACTTAAAGAGAAAGCGGCTCCGGAGTATCTTTGACGGGTCCTGGATTCCTACCTGTGGGACAGGCACGTGGAATACATAAACGGAGATGGAGAGCTGAGGAGTCTGGCAGTGACGGCCGGGGTCCCACAGGGCTCGGTTCTCGGCCCCCTGCTATGGAACTTGACTTTCGACGAGGTTCTgcggggggagggggttgCAGACTGTGTTATTGTCTGCTACGCGGATGACACGCTGGTTTTGAGTTCCGCTGGGGATTCATCCACAGCGGTAGCACTGGCAAATGCGATGGTAGCCAGGGTAGTCCGGCGAATTTCGGGCCTAGGCCTCACGGTGGCGGCGAGCAAGACGGAAGCTGTCCTATTTCGGCGCGTGAAAAAGGGGGAAGCACCAAACACCCCAGACGTCAGAGTTGGCGCGGAGAGGGTGCTACTGTCGGGGTCCATGAAGTACCTGGGGGTGCGACTGGATCCCGGCCTGACGTTCAAAGCGCACTTCGCGTCCATGGAGACTAGGCTAGGGGGTGTCACGAGGACACTAGCGAGGCTGATGCCAAACCTGAGGGGGCCATCCGAATCCAGGCGTAGGCTTTATGCGCAAACTCTATTCGCGGTAATAATGTACGGCGCTCCGGTGTGGGGGGATGTGGCGAGGTCCTCAAAGTACATCCAGCAAGTAATTACGAGGTGCCAGAGAAGGATATGCGCAAGAGTAGTTGCGGCATATCGCACGGCCTCCTTCGTGGCCGTTTCGATGCTGGCCAGGACCCCGCCACTATATCTAGTGGCTGATGCGTACAAGCGCACATTCCATAGAGTGCGTGAACTGCGGTCGACCAGGACGTGGTCCCAGAGCATGGTCAAAGCGATTAGGGAGGAGAAACTGCGCGTAGCCCGCGAGCAATGGAGGGTGGACCTCGGAAGTGCGGGGCTCCCCAGCGAGAGGTTGAGGTTAGCTATCCTAGCGAACTGGACGGGATGGTTCGACAGGGCACACGGGAGCATGACTTTCCGTGTGACCCAAGTCCTGACAGGCCACGGGTACTTCGCGGATTTCTTATATAGAATAGGGAAGACGGAGAGGCCGACCTGCTGGTACTGCCGGCTGGAGGAAGACACGGTAAGCCACACGGTGGAGGCGTGCCCCGCGTGGAGAGACGAGAGGAATGCCCTAAAGCGCGCCGTAGGGGAGGATCTGACACCGCCTGGCCTGATCAGGGCTATGGTAGGGTCTAGAGAGGGATGGGTGGCGGTGGCTAGCTTCGCGGAGCGGGTCATGACGGCCAAGGAACAGCGGGAGCGGTTACGACAGCGAACGCGGCGCAGCGTGCACCGCGCGACCCGCTTGAGCGGAAGAAATGGGGGTGGTTCGCGTGTAAGCGCGGGCATGACGTAGGGTCGGACCTACACGGGCAGGGGTCCAAACGGATTTGCGGGACGGGACACCGGTCGACCTCAGCCCGGTCCTTTGGGTCGGGGCCGGGGTTCGGGGGTGGAGGGTAGAGGAGGGGTGCAAGGCGACTTGGAATCTGGTGCCAGGATAGGTGAGACGCTAGGCGATAGGGTGACGTTAGGGTCGTTCCGGCCATGccccctcttcttcttcttcttcttctgcctctctctctccgtccCCCGGCCCGTGGACGGCAGATGAGACGGTCGCGCCGGATCCATCTTCCCCCGGATCCGCAAGGGCAGGGCGCTCATTATCGCGAACATCGAGCACCGAGTGGGGGTCTCCATTCGCTTGACAGCTCCGTTAAGCGGAGTTCTCGTCGTAGCAGCAACAGAAGACGTCCCACCAGCGGGCAGGGTCGTCCTTCGCGAGAGGACGCTGAGCATAGGATGTAGCGGGAGGGAGCCGGGAGGCGCAACTCCCGGATAGGCGTTAAAGTAGGGTCCGCGCGTAACCGCGAAGGTGCCGGGGGGATCCCTAAGGTTATGCCTCGCGCGGTTCCGGGGAGTCCCCCCTACTCGTACCAGAGTGGCCGCTGGTTTTTTAGTGGGTGCGAGTCCCACACTACCCTGGAGCTTCTTGCGCGAAGCTCCAGGGTGTGCATAAGGCATTTTTACCAgcgttatcaaaaaaaaaaaaaaaaaaaaggggttTGCCTTACCATATCTTTAGTTTTGAAGTTGAGAATTGTTGGTCTCAGATctgattcaaatgaccctttcctgacgaATTGGACACCCTGAAACCcaaaaaaacgcagcgaaaagagcgttggaTCAACTGGAAGAGAAATGGTGAGCAGAATTCTCCTTTTTTCgactgtaactttcgatgcgttgatcgcagcatattgagactgcgcccgatcgatttctcttgttAAGtaacgtcgaaatagtgcataAAGGAATCTATTCTAGCACAAGTCAGAATCCCGAAAAGTTTCTCCAAGAATGCAGGGGGAATTACTATTTCTTCTGTTTTgaagacgaaaatttttagtcttagatttgattcaaatgaccctttcctaactaattggacctccaggaactcagaaaacgcagcggaaagagcgtgtgatcaacagAAGGGAATTGGTGAGCaggatttctcatttttcgtcTGTCACTTTCAATTTGCAGAGTTGCAAAAAATGCATCACTTTTTATAATGCATTACACTTTCATTACTCATTACAGTAGTAATGagtaatgaatttaatttccgTTACTCAatactttattttcaatgagaAATGGATGAATTTtccaatacattttttttaacgagttATGTGTTTCACCTTACAttactcattttattttataatgaGTATTTTGAACTTGTCCATTACAATTTCATCTATTAATGAGTGATGTATCTATTTCCTAAATGAACTTTGACAATTAACAAAGCTTCAGAATAgagatattataaaaaatgtaataaatttagaGCAAATTGAAAGCAAATTCTtaagtatat
This genomic stretch from Neodiprion pinetum isolate iyNeoPine1 chromosome 6, iyNeoPine1.2, whole genome shotgun sequence harbors:
- the LOC138191174 gene encoding uncharacterized protein, encoding MDNLTSSRQRVKQGEVQEHLDSKGSRGHARGRGARARGQALVRGISWPPLENTVPGGTPGHLLAPNVLAETAGGINVPPQVVPEETPTRYQQQQGNKRKGDELTPPENAALSDGELFLPRRLEVEGTEIPRHQTATTEGEGKGTASPSGEEEAARTLLGARPKRKKRCTAIVKGTYLEDDSEAGESGSEWSAQGSNLRPTKNPSVGKRKARAAARSPKKIPQGAGPVEYRLMSASDLGAQLMEWLEDIDAIRMRCKSMQGRLSEEMKKKVGLAKEALLTLTVKAEAAGDPALLQARNADLEAQLRDTRRERDELQRELEKNREGRERPQTEIANRATSSYAQVASRGPVARAGERRSEAAQTTTVLDLGAATRRSEVEANEGPTMATSVGASEFELRLTGSELRLIPDSDRVRDEEMARQSAALKQVREEVGRISLLLLDASSKSGAADQDPLGKGTAQPRGTEATTEKVQRSSGNRGATDTPMEVDDGADAENDRGGWRTKMKRKGKRLGEGVPSGAAVETTQTAPTGALRRTAEDRPTVARRRAPRTAAVAIKSRGENTPYAEVLKFAREKIQLAELGIEETRVRRAANGGVLIEIPGPENARKADALAAQLTKVILDKYGNVVSVTRPVIKGELRVLGLDDSVSAEELARTLAEQGGCKVEEVRVGVPRRTPNGLYSAWAQCPLRAAVAVATKGKVRIGWTTARVELLEARPRQCYKCWGFGHIGSTCKASTERRAACYRCSAEGHQARDCTANPKCAVCEGRGIDSAHRMGSGRCTSVGERGRRPATNASENGQQVVLEREIDVCLVSEPYATPSVATWLSSDDGRAAIYWRAEGNVRGGSLVKRGRGYVAAKFGDIIAISVYISPNILIAEFTEHLDDLARVIQLAENSGRGVLVGGDFNARSPTWDPSGSNRRGELLEEWAASCGVRLDNTGRTATCIRAQGSSVVDLTWSSVNLVPVIKGWRVLEETETLSDHRYISYEVGTPRCAEHRGRKGHMRWNWSKFSPEHLTDALSLTLSWGPTGGDYTTPEGLAGWIERAMTQACDAAAPRARTGNRSRKATYWRSEELADIRRSCIAARRRLARGRRTADDRQEKEAEYRAAKRVLRDGIKAAKAKAWRDLISSVEADPWGLSYKLVLGKLHVEYINGDGELRSLAVTAGVPQGSVLGPLLWNLTFDEVLRGEGVADCVIVCYADDTLVLSSAGDSSTAVALANAMVARVVRRISGLGLTVAASKTEAVLFRRVKKGEAPNTPDVRVGAERVLLSGSMKYLGVRLDPGLTFKAHFASMETRLGGVTRTLARLMPNLRGPSESRRRLYAQTLFAVIMYGAPVWGDVARSSKYIQQVITRCQRRICARVVAAYRTASFVAVSMLARTPPLYLVADAYKRTFHRVRELRSTRTWSQSMVKAIREEKLRVAREQWRVDLGSAGLPSERLRLAILANWTGWFDRAHGSMTFRVTQVLTGHGYFADFLYRIGKTERPTCWYCRLEEDTVSHTVEACPAWRDERNALKRAVGEDLTPPGLIRAMVGSREGWVAVASFAERVMTAKEQRERLRQRTRRSVHRATRLSGRNGGGSRVSAGMT